A region of the Nitrospirota bacterium genome:
CATGCCGCAAAGATATGCCTTGCCCCTTTTTCTTTTATTGCAGATACTGCCTGGGTAATAGTTCCGGCAGTATCAATCATGTCATCCAGCAGTATAGCGTCTTTACCGTCAACATCTCCAATAACATTCATCACCTGTGATTCATTTACCTTTTCCCTTCGCTTATCTATTATGGCTAATGAGACCTGAAGTCTTTTTGCAAAGGCCCTTGCCCTTTCAACACCTCCCGCATCCGGAGAAACAATGACTATCCCATCATGCAACTCTTTCCTGATGTAATCAAGAAGCACAGGGGTTGCATAAAGATTATCAACAGGGATATTGAAAAACCCCTGAATTTGACCGGCGTGTAAGTCAATCGTAAGCACCCTGTCTGTCCCTGCAGCGGTTATCAGGTCTGCTACGAGCTTGGCTGAAATAGGAACCCTCGGCTGAACCTTCCTGTCCTGCCTTGCATATCCGTAATAAGGGATAACAGCCGTAATCCTCCTGGCAGAGGCCCTTTTAAGAGCATCTACCATAAGGAGCAGTTCCATAAGATTGTGGTTAACCGGTGTGCACGTAGGTTGAATGATGAATACATCGGCTCCCCTGACATTTTCATTTATCTGAACCATTATCTCACCATCAGTGAAAGCAGAAACAGCAGCATCCCCCAGATTAATATCAAGGTAATCTGCCACCTCCTTTGCTAAGGCCCTGTTAGCATTACCTGTAAAAAGTTTGATGCCCTCTGGCATTCTGCCCTCCAAACTAAGAAATGGGAAGTTAATATCTCCTTCTTAGTTCTTTGCTCTTAGTTCTTAGTTCTATTTTTTGGCTGGGGCGGGAGGATTCGAACCCCCATATGGGAGATCCAAAGTCTCCTGACTTGCCGTTTGTCGACGCCCCAACCTCCCACTTCTCACTGACCCCGCCCCTGCTTTTGTCACTTGTCACTCGTCACTTGTCACTAATTAGTGTCTTTACCACTGCCGTCCACAAGCTCGGAATCGAGTCGTACCGACCTTTAAAAGCCTTTGAGGCATTTTCAGCGCTCTTTTTAGAATCAAAAACCCCGAAAACTGTAGGCCCACTTCCACTCATCATAGAAGCTACTGCACCTTCTTTCAGCAGCCTATCTTTTATCGCCGCAATTACAGGGAAACTCCCTCCTGTGACAATCTCGAGGTCATTGAATATGACTTTACTAAGAGTAGAGATATCTGCCTGTTTAAGTGATTGACAAAGTAGTTTAATATTGTTGTCTTTCTTTGTCAACTCAGTCCCGCCGAGGCGGGACGACTTTAAATTCCTGCCCTGATATATCTGAGCAGGCAGGTTGTTATACGCCCATGCAGTTGACACTGTTATCCCTGGCTTCACAAACAGGATATCAATCGGATTACTTGCCTTGAGCGGACTTATCTTTTCACCCCTTCCACTTACAAGTGAAAGCGGCTCGTATAGAAAAAATGGGACATCAGAACCGAGCATCTCAGCTATGGCGTGAAGTTCTTTTTGTCTGAGTTCAAGACCCCATAGCCTGTTAAGACCTATCAGGGTCGTTGCTGCATCGCTACTGCCGCCACCAAGGCCGGCACCTGCGGGGATATACTTCCTTAGATGGATTCTGGCACCGGCTTTTACGTTATAAGTTTTTCTGAGTATGGTGGCCGCCTTGAAAACAAGGTTTTCTTTAACAGGGATTTGAGAGTTAGTTGTCAGGGTTATTTCTTCAAAAGGTGCAAAGGTCAGGACATCATAGAGGGTGACCTTTTGAATAAGGCTCCGAATCTCATGATACCCATCGTCCCGTAAACCCATGACCTCCAGGAGCCAGTTTATCTTTGCAGGAGCCTTTAAAGTGAACATAGTTACTAAAAAGGACCGTAATGCGTGATGCGTTATGTGTATTTATTTTGCACGTTACTCATTACGCATTACGATTTATCCTTGAACCTTGAATCCTTACGATTATCGCAACCTTTTTTGGAGATGAGCCAAAATTAAAAATTATGGGGTTCCTTGTTTTTGAGTTTTTAATTTTAAATTTTTAATTTTTTCTTCAACCCGCTCCTTCAGTCCCTCTTCTTTCTCATGGAATTTCAAGGCCTTATTCCATTCTTCTTCGGCTTTCTCCTTATTACTAATGCTTATATAAACATCTCCAAGGTGTTCATAAATGACAGGGTCGTCCTTCACGATTTCCGAGGCCCTTTTTAGTTCCCTGAGGGCATCATTATATAGACCTTTTTTAAAAAAGACCCAGCCGAGGCTGTCTATAATATAGCCACTATCTGGTTTTATTTCTAATGCTTTCTTTACCAGGTCAAATGCCTCATCGAGGTTTATTCCTCTGTCTGCATAGCTGTAGCCGAGATAATTAAGGGCATCTGCATGTTTTGGATTAATCTCGATTGTCTTCTTAAGCTGGGCGAACATTTCGTCTAACCTGCGCGTCTTTTCATAGACAACAGCAAGGTTGAAGTTAATTTCATCATGCATCGGGAAAATAGCAAGGCCTTTTTTCAAGGTCTCCTCAGCCTTTGAGTAGTTTTTCCTCTGTATATAAGTAAGGGCAAGATAAAT
Encoded here:
- a CDS encoding ribose-phosphate pyrophosphokinase; translated protein: MPEGIKLFTGNANRALAKEVADYLDINLGDAAVSAFTDGEIMVQINENVRGADVFIIQPTCTPVNHNLMELLLMVDALKRASARRITAVIPYYGYARQDRKVQPRVPISAKLVADLITAAGTDRVLTIDLHAGQIQGFFNIPVDNLYATPVLLDYIRKELHDGIVIVSPDAGGVERARAFAKRLQVSLAIIDKRREKVNESQVMNVIGDVDGKDAILLDDMIDTAGTITQAVSAIKEKGARHIFAA
- the ispE gene encoding 4-(cytidine 5'-diphospho)-2-C-methyl-D-erythritol kinase, giving the protein MFTLKAPAKINWLLEVMGLRDDGYHEIRSLIQKVTLYDVLTFAPFEEITLTTNSQIPVKENLVFKAATILRKTYNVKAGARIHLRKYIPAGAGLGGGSSDAATTLIGLNRLWGLELRQKELHAIAEMLGSDVPFFLYEPLSLVSGRGEKISPLKASNPIDILFVKPGITVSTAWAYNNLPAQIYQGRNLKSSRLGGTELTKKDNNIKLLCQSLKQADISTLSKVIFNDLEIVTGGSFPVIAAIKDRLLKEGAVASMMSGSGPTVFGVFDSKKSAENASKAFKGRYDSIPSLWTAVVKTLISDK